The DNA region GTACAGACCAGCCCGAGCAAAACTAGCCCGATGGCCAATCAGCCATCGAGATAGGAATCCAGCCAGCGCTCCATTCTATGGAACAAGCTCGCTACGGTTGTGAACTCGGCCTCGGAGAGACGCCCCAGGTACTCCATGAACTCCTTGTCGTGCTCCCTGTGAAACGCCGTGTGGTGATTGTGGACGTAGCGCCCTTTTTCCGTAGGTTCGACCAACCACCTGGAGCCCTTTTCCGGGTCCTGCCGTTTACTGAGCAGGCCTTTCTGCACCAGCTTGCCCACCATCTGCGAGGCCGCACCTTTGGTCACGCCGAAACGGCGGCCCAGCTCCGTCACCGATACTGGCCCGCGAGCGGCCACCTCGCTGACCATGTGCACCTCTGTTGGGTACAGCGGCTTCTCCATCCCGAAATCAAAGGGCATCCTGCTTATCCGGGCGTACTTGTCCAGCACCTTGGGCAGAGCCGCCAGCTCCTGCTCCATCTCATGGAATGATCGCATACAAGAATCATATAGGTGCTAAACAAAAAGGTCAAGGTGCTAAACTTTTGTTTGTGATTGCCAGACGCCTCGACATGATCCCACGCGTCTCGCGCGACGCCCAAAATCGAATCTGTTTATCTGAAATTTTCACGGATACCGGCGCGATTGGTGGCCTTTGCGAGCAACCGTGGAATATGGCTATGAAGCACCCAAAAAATCTGTTCTGATGAGGCGAGCGCTCTTTCCGGACTGCTCCTGTCATTCGAACATGCTGCTATTTCAAAGGATTGCTACGATGGCTTTTGGTGACGATTCAATCTACCCCATGCTGGACTTCCTGCGCAGGGCCGAACGGCTGAAGAGTACGCTGCGCTATACCTGGACGCAGACAGGCCGGCAGGAAAGCACGGCCGAGCACAGCTGGCGGCTCTGCCTGTTCGCCATGCTGGTGAGCCGACGCTATCCCGACCTGGATGGCTTGCGAATACTCCAGCTCTGCATCATACACGATCTTGGCGAAGCGATTCACGGCGATATCCCGGCCACCAAGCAAAACGGCTCCAAGAGCGGCCAGGAACGGGACGACATGCTCGACCTCGTGCGGCCGCTGCCCCCGGATATGCAGCAGGAGCTGCTGGAGCTGTGGGAGGAGTACGAGTTTGCCAAAAGCCCGGAAGCGCGTGTGGTCAAGGCCCTGGACAAGCTTGAAACACTGCTCCAGCACGTGCAGGGCGCAAACCCCGACGGCTTCGTCGATTACGCCTTCAACCTCGACTATGGAAAGAGATACACTCTCCTGGATCAGTTCATGCGCGAGCTGCGCGAACCGATCGATGCCGAGACGGAATCATGTCTGCTGGCGCGATCCTGTACCCATGAATAATGGTTCGTGATAAGGACACGTCACACTGCTAGTCGCCCCCACGACAGCTCTTCCGGCAGCTCTTCCGGCGTATCCCGCGCGGTCTCATTCTGAAAAACGCACACAGCCGGAAGCCGAAGACCCCGGCTGTGCGATCCTTTTCGATCAGGGGCCCTCTCAAGACGAGCCGCTCGTTACAGAACGGCCTTGACCATATCCGCCAGCGGCGTGGTCGGCCGTCCGATGAGCCGGCTGAGCGCCCTGCCGTCATCAAAGAGCGCGTTCTTGGCCACCGCGGCGTCCGAGTCGGCCAGCATGGTGGCTATCCCATCCGGCAGGCCCGCCTCTTTGAGCGCGGCCTGGAACGCCTCACAGGGCATGTCCTTGTAGACAAAGGGCTTGCCGCTCTGGCGCGCGACCTCCGCGGCCAGATCGGCCAGGGTGTAGGCCTCGTCCCCGGCCAACTCGTACACGCTGCCGGCCTGATTCTCGTGGGTCAGCGCGGCGGCTGCGGCCGCGGCGTAATCGGCCCGCGCCGCCGAGGCGATCCTGCCGTTGCCCGCGCACCCGAGGAGCACGCCGCGCTCCAGAGCGCCGGGAATCTGCGCGGTGTAGTTCTCCGTATACCAGCCATTACGCAGTAGAACGTGTGGGATTCCAGACGCTTTCAGGTACGCCTCGGTCGCCTTGTGCTCCTCGGCCAGGCCGATGGGCGTGGTGTCCGCGTGCAGGATGCTGGTGTAGGCCATCAGCGAGACGCCGGCTTGTTTTGCCGCGTCGATCACGGCCTGGTGCTGCGGTACCCGCCGGCCCACCTCGTTAGCCGAGATCAGCAGCAGCTTTTCGCCGCCTTCCAGGGCAGGGCCCAGGGTCTCGGGCTTGTCGTAGTCGACGTGGCGGACCTGGACGCCTCGGTCTGCAAGATCCTGCGCCTTGTCCGTGTTGCGCGCCAAGCCGATGACTGCGGAGGCGGGGACGGTTTCGAGAAGCGAACTGACGACGAGATGGCCAAGCTGGCCAGAGGCTCCGGTAATAATGATCATGGGGATATCTCCTTATGAGACTGTTTTTCCGCACATGATACCACCGGCGGTTCCCTGGTGTAAGTGCCTTTTGCAGACAGATGATGAAATCCCCGCAAGGCGAACGACCTCCCGCGCCTCCTTTCTACGATGCATAAATCCTTTTGTTTCAGGTAGTTGTCGGAATATAATCCATAAAAAGGAAAAGCCGGAATCGTACGACTCCGGCTTGTTCATCAATTTGGGACGGCGGGTCATCCAATTACATCAGGCAAACCCGCCACTGACGCGCAGGACCTGGGCGTTGACCCACGCGCCGTCCGGCCCTGTGAGGAAGGAAACCACGCCAACGATGTCCTCGGGCGTTGCAATGCGCTGCTCCAGCGACGGCAGCTTGCTGATCCGTTCGATCTGCTCC from Oceanidesulfovibrio marinus includes:
- a CDS encoding MarR family winged helix-turn-helix transcriptional regulator; this encodes MRSFHEMEQELAALPKVLDKYARISRMPFDFGMEKPLYPTEVHMVSEVAARGPVSVTELGRRFGVTKGAASQMVGKLVQKGLLSKRQDPEKGSRWLVEPTEKGRYVHNHHTAFHREHDKEFMEYLGRLSEAEFTTVASLFHRMERWLDSYLDG
- a CDS encoding HD domain-containing protein is translated as MAFGDDSIYPMLDFLRRAERLKSTLRYTWTQTGRQESTAEHSWRLCLFAMLVSRRYPDLDGLRILQLCIIHDLGEAIHGDIPATKQNGSKSGQERDDMLDLVRPLPPDMQQELLELWEEYEFAKSPEARVVKALDKLETLLQHVQGANPDGFVDYAFNLDYGKRYTLLDQFMRELREPIDAETESCLLARSCTHE
- a CDS encoding SDR family oxidoreductase, with protein sequence MIIITGASGQLGHLVVSSLLETVPASAVIGLARNTDKAQDLADRGVQVRHVDYDKPETLGPALEGGEKLLLISANEVGRRVPQHQAVIDAAKQAGVSLMAYTSILHADTTPIGLAEEHKATEAYLKASGIPHVLLRNGWYTENYTAQIPGALERGVLLGCAGNGRIASAARADYAAAAAAALTHENQAGSVYELAGDEAYTLADLAAEVARQSGKPFVYKDMPCEAFQAALKEAGLPDGIATMLADSDAAVAKNALFDDGRALSRLIGRPTTPLADMVKAVL